In a single window of the Streptomyces sp. HUAS ZL42 genome:
- a CDS encoding nitric oxide synthase oxygenase, translating into MRNFPRRDRVVRRDGAEGPGGWLDRLECDTRTAGRQTAGGPPTAVARVTGLQGRLLTGGPPAAVRHEPPPYGLLRAATEFLTLHHTEEQLGDPARRIAAAHAEIADTGTYRHTRDELVFGARVAWRNANRCIGRLYWRSLHVRDLRDVCDARHVAEASAEHLREATRHGRIRAVITVFAPDEPGRPGPRIWNEQLVRYAGYTGPDGTVTGDPRNAGLTALALRLGWPGGPGTPFDVLPLLVQGAGDDTPGWFHLPDDAVLEVALTHPEYTWWRALGLRWHAVPALSNMCLEIGGICYPAAPFNGWYMGTEIGARNLADTDRYDLLPRIAAHLGLDTRSDRSLWKDRALVELNRSVLHSFDRAGVTVTDHHTESRRFLDHLGREERKGRRVGADWSWIVPPMSASATPVFHRTYETVERHPSYVHHPEARARARGDTGGGPARDDGGLV; encoded by the coding sequence ATGCGGAACTTCCCACGCCGCGACAGGGTCGTTCGCCGCGACGGGGCGGAGGGGCCGGGCGGCTGGCTGGACCGGCTGGAGTGCGACACCCGGACAGCCGGCCGGCAGACGGCGGGCGGGCCGCCCACCGCCGTCGCCCGAGTGACCGGCCTCCAGGGGCGGCTGCTGACGGGCGGCCCACCCGCCGCCGTACGCCACGAGCCGCCACCGTACGGCCTTCTGCGCGCCGCCACCGAGTTCCTCACTCTCCATCACACCGAGGAACAGCTCGGCGACCCGGCCCGCCGTATCGCCGCCGCGCATGCCGAGATCGCGGACACCGGCACGTACCGGCACACCCGGGACGAGCTCGTCTTCGGCGCCCGCGTCGCCTGGCGCAACGCCAACCGGTGCATCGGGCGCCTGTACTGGCGCTCGCTGCACGTGCGCGACCTGCGGGACGTGTGCGACGCGCGGCACGTGGCCGAGGCGTCCGCCGAGCATCTGCGCGAGGCCACGCGCCACGGCCGGATCCGCGCCGTGATCACCGTCTTCGCGCCCGACGAGCCGGGCCGCCCCGGCCCGCGGATCTGGAACGAACAGCTCGTCCGGTACGCCGGCTACACCGGCCCGGACGGCACCGTCACCGGCGACCCGCGCAACGCCGGCCTCACCGCGCTCGCCCTGCGCCTGGGCTGGCCCGGCGGCCCCGGAACCCCCTTCGACGTGCTCCCCCTGCTGGTCCAGGGCGCCGGCGACGACACGCCGGGCTGGTTCCACCTGCCGGACGACGCCGTCCTCGAGGTCGCCCTCACGCACCCCGAGTACACCTGGTGGCGGGCCCTGGGCCTGCGCTGGCACGCCGTACCCGCCCTGTCCAACATGTGCCTGGAGATCGGCGGCATCTGCTACCCCGCCGCCCCCTTCAACGGCTGGTACATGGGCACCGAGATCGGCGCCCGCAACCTCGCCGACACCGATCGCTACGACCTCCTCCCGCGCATCGCCGCCCATCTGGGCCTCGACACCCGCAGTGACCGCTCCCTCTGGAAGGACCGCGCGCTGGTGGAGCTGAACCGCTCGGTGCTGCACTCCTTCGACCGCGCCGGAGTCACCGTCACCGACCACCACACCGAGTCCCGGCGCTTCCTCGACCACCTCGGCCGCGAGGAGCGTAAAGGACGCCGGGTGGGCGCCGACTGGTCGTGGATCGTGCCGCCCATGTCCGCCAGCGCCACGCCGGTCTTCCACCGGACGTACGAGACCGTCGAGCGGCATCCGTCGTACGTCCATCACCCGGAGGCCCGCGCCCGGGCCAGGGGCGACACGGGCGGAGGGCCGGCCCGAGACGACGGAGGCCTGGTCTAG
- a CDS encoding uracil-DNA glycosylase: MAPRPLHELVEAGWAKALEPAAERIAVMGDFLRAEIAAGRTYLPSGANVLRAFQQPFDDVRVLIVGQDPYPTPGMAIGLSFAVSPEVRSLPGSLENIFREMHSDLGLPRPSNGDLTPWTQQGVLLLNRALTTAPRKPGAHRGKGWEEVTEQAIRALAARGKPLVSILWGRDARNLRPLLGDLPAIESAHPSPMSADRGFFGSRPFSRANDLLLRQGAQPVDWRLP; this comes from the coding sequence GTGGCACCACGACCCTTGCATGAACTTGTCGAAGCAGGCTGGGCGAAGGCTCTCGAACCTGCGGCCGAACGTATCGCCGTGATGGGGGACTTCCTCCGGGCCGAGATAGCGGCCGGCCGGACCTACCTTCCGTCCGGAGCGAATGTCCTGCGGGCCTTTCAACAGCCCTTCGACGACGTTCGCGTCCTGATCGTGGGTCAGGACCCCTATCCCACACCGGGTATGGCGATCGGGTTGAGTTTCGCGGTCTCGCCTGAGGTGCGTTCGTTGCCGGGCAGTCTGGAGAACATCTTCCGGGAGATGCACTCCGACCTCGGGCTGCCCAGGCCGTCCAACGGCGATCTGACGCCGTGGACCCAGCAGGGCGTGCTGTTGCTCAACAGGGCGCTCACCACGGCCCCGCGCAAGCCGGGCGCCCACCGAGGCAAGGGGTGGGAGGAGGTCACCGAGCAGGCCATCCGGGCGTTGGCCGCGCGGGGAAAGCCGCTGGTGTCGATCCTGTGGGGGCGCGACGCACGCAATCTGCGTCCGCTGCTCGGAGATCTTCCGGCGATCGAGTCGGCTCATCCCTCGCCGATGTCGGCGGACCGGGGCTTCTTCGGCTCGCGGCCGTTCAGCCGGGCCAACGACCTGCTGCTGCGGCAGGGTGCGCAACCGGTGGACTGGCGACTGCCGTAG
- a CDS encoding Lrp/AsnC family transcriptional regulator, whose protein sequence is MTVDELDTRILRLLLEQPRTSVREYARILGVARGTLQARLDRLERDGVITGTGPTLSPAALGHPVLAFVHIEVTQGHLDDVGEALAAVPEIVEAFSITGGGDLVTRVVARDNLHLEDVIQKLISLPGVVRTRTEVALRERVPHRLLPLVESIGRAAGK, encoded by the coding sequence GTGACCGTGGACGAGCTCGACACCCGCATCCTGCGGCTGCTGCTCGAGCAGCCCCGGACGAGCGTGCGCGAGTACGCCCGCATCCTCGGCGTGGCCCGTGGCACACTCCAGGCCCGCCTGGACCGTCTGGAGCGGGACGGCGTGATCACCGGCACGGGTCCGACGCTGTCGCCGGCCGCACTGGGCCATCCGGTGCTGGCCTTCGTGCACATCGAGGTCACCCAGGGCCACCTCGACGACGTGGGCGAGGCGCTGGCCGCCGTACCGGAGATCGTCGAGGCGTTCTCGATCACGGGTGGCGGAGATCTGGTCACCAGGGTCGTGGCGCGCGACAACCTCCATCTGGAGGACGTGATCCAGAAGCTGATCAGCCTCCCCGGCGTGGTCCGCACCCGCACCGAGGTCGCCCTGCGCGAACGCGTGCCGCACCGGCTGCTGCCGCTGGTGGAGTCGATCGGGCGGGCGGCCGGGAAGTGA
- the glnA gene encoding type I glutamate--ammonia ligase, with the protein MFQNAEEARKFISDVDVSFVDVRFCDVPGIMQHFTVPVETFDPEDELAFDGSSIRGFQAIHESDMALRADLSTARLDPFRSDTTLIMNFFIHDPVTGEQYSRDPRNVAKKAETYLTSTGIADSAYFGPEAEFYVFDSARFKTSENEAFYHVDSEAGAWNTGAMQDNRGYKVRYKGGYFPVPPVDHFADLRAEMTLELIKSNILVEKQHHEVGTAGQAEINYKFNTLLAAADDLQLYKYIVKNVAWRNGKTATFMPKPIFGDNGSGMHCHQSLWQGGSPIFYDEEGYAGLSDTARHYIGGLLKHAPSLLAFTNPTVNSYHRLVPGFEAPVNLVYSQRNRSACIRIPITGADPKAKRLEFRAPDPSCNPYLAFSAMLLAGLDGIRNKTEPPEPVDKDLYELAPEEHASVPQVPTSLPAVLDALEADHDYLLQGDVFTPDLIETWIDLKRANEIAPLQLRPHPHEFELYFDV; encoded by the coding sequence ATGTTCCAGAACGCCGAGGAAGCCAGGAAGTTCATCTCGGACGTGGACGTCAGCTTCGTGGACGTGCGCTTCTGCGACGTTCCCGGCATCATGCAGCACTTCACCGTGCCGGTGGAGACCTTCGACCCGGAGGACGAGCTGGCGTTCGACGGCTCGTCGATCCGCGGTTTCCAGGCCATCCACGAGTCCGACATGGCGCTGCGCGCGGACCTGTCGACGGCCCGGCTGGATCCCTTCCGCTCGGACACCACCCTGATCATGAACTTCTTCATCCACGATCCGGTGACCGGCGAACAGTACAGTCGCGACCCGCGCAACGTGGCGAAGAAGGCGGAGACCTACCTGACGTCCACCGGCATCGCGGACTCGGCGTACTTCGGCCCCGAGGCGGAGTTCTACGTTTTCGACAGCGCACGCTTCAAGACCTCGGAGAACGAGGCGTTCTACCACGTGGACTCCGAGGCGGGCGCCTGGAACACCGGTGCGATGCAGGACAACCGCGGTTACAAGGTCCGCTACAAGGGCGGCTACTTCCCCGTCCCGCCGGTCGACCACTTCGCGGACCTGCGCGCCGAGATGACCCTGGAGCTCATCAAGAGCAACATCCTCGTCGAGAAACAGCACCACGAGGTGGGCACCGCAGGCCAGGCCGAGATCAACTACAAGTTCAACACGCTGCTCGCGGCCGCCGACGACCTCCAGCTCTACAAGTACATCGTCAAGAACGTGGCCTGGCGCAACGGCAAGACCGCGACGTTCATGCCGAAGCCGATCTTCGGCGACAACGGCTCGGGCATGCACTGCCACCAGTCCCTCTGGCAGGGCGGCAGCCCGATCTTCTACGACGAGGAGGGCTACGCCGGGCTGTCGGACACCGCCCGCCACTACATCGGCGGTCTGCTCAAGCACGCGCCGTCGTTGCTGGCGTTCACCAACCCGACGGTGAACTCGTACCACCGGCTGGTGCCGGGCTTCGAGGCGCCGGTCAACCTGGTCTACTCGCAGCGCAACCGCTCGGCCTGCATCCGGATCCCGATCACCGGCGCCGACCCGAAGGCCAAGCGCCTGGAGTTCCGCGCGCCGGACCCCTCCTGCAACCCGTACCTGGCGTTCTCGGCCATGCTGCTGGCGGGCCTGGACGGCATCAGGAACAAGACGGAACCGCCGGAGCCGGTCGACAAGGACCTCTACGAACTCGCCCCCGAGGAACATGCGAGCGTTCCCCAGGTTCCCACCTCTCTCCCGGCCGTCCTGGACGCCCTGGAGGCCGACCACGACTACCTCCTCCAGGGCGATGTGTTCACTCCCGACCTGATCGAGACGTGGATCGACCTGAAGCGCGCCAACGAGATCGCGCCGCTGCAACTGCGGCCGCATCCCCACGAGTTCGAGCTGTACTTCGACGTCTGA
- a CDS encoding sirohydrochlorin chelatase encodes MSSPTGPAGLPVRMPRPRQPGRHRRPEPLAAPEGAPALVLAVPGTPSAATRGLAEEIVSIARSELPGLDARIGYLDGDDTEFPTLQSVLAQAADERTARYEQALAAGVEAKEPDGPVAVVVPLLAGPDSALLRQIRQAVMDSRVAADLTDALGPHPLLAEGLHVRLSEAGLARADRARLFTVATAADGIILASVGGDEAVQAAGITGMLLAARLAVPVMAAALDQEGSIASVAEQLRSSGSQQLALAPYLIGPEIDPDLIAEAAREAGCSAAEALGPYPAIGKLALGKYTTALGIAPQQAQGAPVR; translated from the coding sequence ATGAGCTCCCCCACTGGGCCCGCCGGCCTCCCAGTACGAATGCCGCGCCCCCGCCAGCCCGGGCGGCACCGCCGACCCGAGCCCCTGGCGGCTCCCGAGGGCGCGCCCGCGCTCGTCCTCGCGGTTCCGGGCACGCCCAGCGCCGCCACGCGCGGCCTCGCCGAGGAGATAGTGAGCATCGCGCGCTCCGAGCTCCCCGGCCTCGACGCCCGGATCGGTTACCTCGACGGTGACGACACGGAGTTCCCCACGCTCCAGTCCGTGCTCGCGCAGGCCGCCGACGAGCGCACCGCCCGCTATGAGCAGGCCCTGGCCGCCGGTGTGGAGGCCAAGGAGCCCGACGGTCCGGTCGCCGTCGTCGTGCCGCTGCTCGCCGGCCCGGACAGCGCGCTGCTGCGCCAGATCCGCCAGGCCGTGATGGACAGCCGGGTCGCCGCCGACCTGACCGATGCGCTCGGCCCGCACCCGCTGCTCGCCGAGGGCCTGCACGTGCGCCTGTCCGAGGCCGGCCTGGCCCGCGCCGACCGCGCCCGCCTGTTCACCGTGGCGACCGCGGCGGACGGCATCATCCTGGCCTCCGTGGGCGGGGACGAGGCCGTGCAGGCGGCCGGGATCACGGGCATGCTGCTCGCCGCGCGTCTCGCCGTCCCGGTGATGGCGGCGGCCCTGGACCAGGAGGGCTCGATCGCCTCCGTGGCCGAGCAGCTGCGCTCCTCGGGCTCTCAGCAGCTGGCGCTGGCGCCGTACCTGATAGGCCCGGAGATCGACCCGGACCTGATCGCCGAGGCGGCCAGGGAGGCGGGCTGTTCCGCCGCCGAGGCCCTCGGCCCGTACCCGGCCATCGGCAAGCTCGCTCTGGGCAAGTACACGACGGCCCTCGGCATCGCCCCGCAGCAGGCGCAGGGCGCGCCGGTGCGCTGA
- a CDS encoding lactonase family protein, with protein sequence MTDDGRRRRRAFIGSFTAAGGPGLVTAAVDADSGALTVLSSMNGVPDPSYLALGPGGDMLYAVSETADGAVAAYRVTGDEPEPAGRPVAVGGSGPTHLGLYAGHVLTANYGSGSVTAVPVRSDGTLASAPSGLLQHAGSGPHTRRQQGPHAHQVQADPSGRWAVSVDLGTDSVRVCGLEGGSPVLHREFALRPGSGPRHLAFHPDGSAAYVVNELTPTVTVCRWDAAGGSLKPLAETRLLPGAPAGDAYPSGVVVSPDGRFVWTATRGEDVLSVFVVEAAGEVLRLVGTVPCGGHWPRAIAESHGFLYVANERSGDVTWFRLDPDTGLPRREGSIEVAAASCVVFG encoded by the coding sequence GTGACAGACGACGGCAGGCGGCGACGGCGGGCGTTCATCGGGTCGTTCACGGCGGCCGGAGGTCCCGGGCTCGTGACGGCGGCCGTGGACGCGGACAGCGGCGCGCTGACCGTCCTGAGCAGCATGAACGGCGTGCCCGATCCTTCATACCTGGCCCTGGGGCCCGGCGGGGACATGCTCTACGCGGTCAGCGAGACGGCCGACGGCGCGGTGGCCGCTTACCGAGTGACCGGCGACGAACCGGAGCCGGCCGGCCGGCCGGTCGCCGTCGGCGGCAGCGGTCCCACGCACCTCGGCCTGTACGCCGGGCACGTCCTGACGGCCAACTACGGCTCCGGCAGCGTCACCGCCGTGCCGGTCCGCTCCGACGGCACTCTGGCGTCCGCCCCGTCCGGCCTGCTCCAGCACGCCGGCTCCGGCCCCCACACGCGTCGGCAGCAGGGCCCCCACGCCCACCAGGTACAGGCCGACCCGAGCGGCCGCTGGGCGGTCAGCGTCGACCTCGGCACGGATTCCGTACGGGTGTGCGGGCTGGAGGGCGGCAGCCCCGTACTCCATCGCGAGTTCGCCCTGCGGCCCGGCTCCGGACCCCGGCACCTGGCCTTCCACCCCGACGGCTCGGCCGCGTACGTGGTGAACGAACTCACCCCCACCGTCACCGTCTGCCGCTGGGACGCCGCGGGCGGCTCGCTGAAGCCGCTCGCCGAGACACGCCTGCTGCCCGGCGCCCCGGCCGGCGACGCGTACCCCTCGGGCGTCGTCGTGTCCCCCGACGGCCGCTTCGTGTGGACGGCGACCCGGGGCGAGGACGTGCTGTCGGTGTTCGTCGTCGAGGCGGCCGGGGAGGTGCTGCGCCTGGTCGGCACGGTGCCCTGCGGAGGGCACTGGCCGCGGGCGATCGCGGAGTCGCACGGCTTCCTGTACGTCGCGAACGAGCGCTCCGGGGACGTGACCTGGTTCCGCCTCGACCCGGACACGGGACTGCCGCGCCGCGAAGGCTCGATCGAGGTGGCCGCGGCGTCCTGTGTGGTCTTCGGCTGA
- a CDS encoding FUSC family protein translates to MLKRVFVAPDPGRTRLRFAARAVLGVGSAVVLCGLAGHSLTGAVTGGLAALLALFTVTDATVRGQAVTTALLPAVGLPVLVAAAELHDHPVARDLTFLVVVGAGVYARRWGPRGHSLGVFAFMTFFVAQFLHATPAQLPELHAAVLLSVLAASAVRFGLWCYERRLPPAAVPAPPGGAGLARVTTRQAVQATAGAAFALVVGQLVSGQRWYWAVGATWWIFVNTVSRGETLVRGFRRVLGTVIGIGLGLLVAVPVNGAALPTAVLVSVCVFGIFYTAAVSYTWMMLWVTLLAELLYGLLGVLEPGLLALRLAETGVGALGALLAVIFVLPVTTHAVTDAWIQRALRCVHACTAAAAARLAGDTSADPAPGVAELEQLLGRVRLSVAPLVHPLNPMLGRKRRARQVLALLDDCAREIRGLVSVAADPDASHDARLAAACWRVQSAVEALTERGAGQVAVAAEQPVTEPALAHLHGLERALAELATPLRTPSGSPLVGA, encoded by the coding sequence GTGCTGAAGAGGGTGTTCGTGGCGCCGGACCCGGGGCGGACGCGGTTGCGCTTCGCCGCGCGCGCCGTCCTCGGCGTCGGGTCGGCGGTTGTCCTCTGTGGCCTCGCGGGGCACTCCCTCACCGGCGCCGTCACCGGCGGTCTGGCCGCGCTGCTCGCCCTGTTCACCGTCACCGACGCCACGGTCCGCGGGCAGGCCGTCACGACCGCGCTGCTGCCCGCCGTCGGCCTGCCCGTGCTCGTCGCCGCGGCCGAGCTCCACGACCACCCGGTGGCGCGCGACCTCACCTTCCTCGTCGTGGTCGGCGCGGGCGTGTACGCACGCCGGTGGGGGCCGCGCGGCCACAGCCTCGGCGTGTTCGCGTTCATGACCTTCTTCGTGGCGCAGTTCCTGCACGCCACCCCCGCGCAACTGCCCGAACTGCACGCCGCCGTACTCCTGTCCGTGCTCGCCGCCTCCGCCGTGCGCTTCGGGCTGTGGTGCTACGAGCGCCGCCTGCCCCCGGCCGCCGTACCCGCGCCCCCGGGCGGCGCCGGTCTGGCCCGGGTCACCACCCGCCAGGCGGTCCAGGCGACCGCGGGCGCGGCCTTCGCCCTCGTCGTGGGCCAGCTGGTGTCCGGGCAGCGCTGGTACTGGGCCGTCGGCGCCACCTGGTGGATCTTCGTGAACACCGTCTCGCGCGGCGAGACTCTGGTGCGCGGCTTCCGCAGGGTCCTCGGCACGGTGATCGGCATCGGCCTCGGCCTGCTCGTCGCCGTCCCGGTGAACGGAGCCGCCCTGCCCACGGCCGTACTCGTCTCCGTGTGCGTCTTCGGCATCTTCTACACGGCCGCCGTTTCCTACACCTGGATGATGCTCTGGGTCACCCTGCTCGCCGAGCTGCTCTACGGCCTCCTCGGCGTGCTCGAGCCGGGCCTGCTCGCGCTGCGGCTGGCGGAGACCGGCGTCGGGGCCCTCGGCGCCCTGCTGGCAGTGATCTTCGTCCTGCCCGTCACCACCCACGCCGTCACCGACGCCTGGATCCAGCGCGCCCTGCGCTGCGTCCACGCCTGCACCGCAGCGGCCGCTGCCCGCCTCGCGGGCGACACGAGCGCCGATCCGGCCCCCGGCGTGGCCGAACTGGAGCAACTGCTGGGGCGGGTACGGCTCTCCGTCGCCCCGCTCGTGCACCCGCTCAACCCCATGCTCGGCCGCAAGCGGCGCGCCCGCCAGGTGCTCGCCCTGCTCGACGACTGCGCCCGGGAGATCCGCGGCCTCGTCTCCGTCGCCGCAGACCCGGACGCCTCGCACGACGCCCGCCTGGCCGCCGCCTGCTGGCGGGTGCAGTCGGCCGTGGAGGCGCTCACCGAGCGCGGAGCCGGCCAGGTGGCCGTCGCCGCCGAGCAGCCGGTGACGGAGCCCGCGCTGGCCCATCTGCACGGTCTGGAGCGCGCGCTGGCCGAGCTCGCGACGCCACTGCGCACCCCCTCGGGTTCACCGCTCGTCGGAGCCTGA